The genomic window TCGCCTACGCGTTGATGCCGGAGTTCCTCCGCCAGCGTCTGCGTGGCCGTGCCGCCCGCAACAGCCTTGTAGCCCACTAAATGGACGACGTCTTTTACCAATCGTGGTCGAACACCAACAACCTCCACCCGGTCGGGGCGGCGGTGACGTTGGTGTTGGCGACGTTGCTGGTGTTGGTGCCGAGGCGATGGATGTTCGCGCCGTTGTTCGCGGCGTGTCTGATCCCGGCGGGCCAGCGGATCGTGGTCGGCGGGTTCGACTTCGACGTGCTGCGGATCATGTTGGCCGTGGGCTGGGCGCGGGCGATGTGGACGCCGGGGATCGTGTTGCGGCTGGGCCGGCTCGATTTGGCGTTCATCGCGTGGTGCCTGGTATCGCTCATCGCCGCGGCGTACAGCGACCGGCCCGGCGGCGTGGTTCGGCAACTCGGCAGCGCCTACGACGCACTCGGCAGCTACTTCCTGTTGCGCATGATCCTGCCCGACCGCAAGGCGCTGCTCACGGCCGGGATCGCGTTGGCCGTGCTCGCGCTACCGACGGTGGTGGCCATGCTCATCGAGAACCGAAACGGCATGAACCCGTTCGCGTTTCTGGGCGGTGTCCCGCAGTACACGCCATGGCGCGACGGCCGACTGCGGGCGCAGGGACCGTTCAGTCATCCGATCCTCGCCGGCTGTTTCTGGGCGGCGGCGTTGGGCGTGATCGTGCCGGTGATCTTCCATCGGGCGCACTTGCGGAACTGGATGATCCTCGGTGCGGTTGCGTCGGTGATGATCGTCGTGTTCTGCGCGAGCAGCACGCCGGTGATGGCGGTGTTCGTCGGGTTCGTGTTCGCATGCACGTTCTACTGGCGGCACTTCGCACCGATGGCGAAGGTCGTGCTACCGGTAGGCCTGATCAGCCTGCACTTCCTGATGGACAAGCCGGTCTGGCATCTGATGGGCCGGATGAACATCGTCGGCGGTTCGACCGGTTGGCACCGCTACGTGCTGTTCGATCAGTTCGTCAAGCACGCCGACGAGTGGTTCTGGGCCGGCTCGGACTTGGGCACGCTCCACTGGGACGGCTACCTCATCGACGTGACCAACCTCTACGTCGTCCAAGGCCTGCACGGCGGGATCGTGGTGATCCTCACGTTCTGTGCGATCATTCTGTTCGCGTTCTTCGATGTCGGCGAGGGCTTGCGGCAGGAAAACCGTTCGGACCCGGCCTCTCGGCGCGAGTCGATCATCGTTTGGGGCGTCGCGGCGATGCTCGCGATGCACACGCTCAACTACATGGCCATCACGTACTTCGGCCAGACGCAGCTTATGTGGCATTTCGCCCTTGCGGCGGCGGCGGCGTGCCGAGTCGGCGACATCACACAAACGGTTGCCGAGCCGAGGCCGGCGTTGCCCGTCGGTCTGATCCGGCCGGTTTGGGAAGGGGTTCGTGCCCAGTGAAGCAGCACGTCCTGTTCAGCTTCCCGCGTCGGCTCGGCGTTCCGGGGATCGGCCACACCGCATGGTGTCAAGTATCGCAGCTCGTGCGGCAGGGCTTTGCGGTGCATCTGGTTTGCGGTTCGCTGGAGCGGCCGGTCAAGGGGCTCGCGTCCTTGCGGCAGACGATGAAGTTGCGACTGGCGGGCGGGCTCATCGGGCATGTGAAGCTGTCGTACCGATTGCTCGGGCCGCGTGCTTTGCAGCGTCATGATCAGATCGCGGCGGGAGTGTTGCGGCAGATCAGTCGTCGACATGCCGTGGTCGTTCACGCCTGGCCCGGCGGTGCGTTGCACACGATGCAGGTCGCCCGTGACCTCGGCGCGGCTTCGTTGCTCGAACGGCCCAACGCCCACACGGCGTATGCGTTCGAGGCCGTCGCGTCGGAGTACGACCGACTGGGCATGTCGTCGCCGGCCGGGCACAGCCACACCGCCGACCCGGTCCGGCTCGAACAGGAAGAGGCCGAGTTCGCCGCCGCCGATCGGATTGCCTGCCCGTCGCCGTTTGTTCGCAAGACGTTTCTCGATCGCGGGTTCACCCCCGAACGCCTCGCACTCACCAGCTACGGCTACGACCCCGAGCGTTTGCCCAAACACCGCGAACCACGGGGCGAATCGATGCGTTTCGCGTTCATCGGCAGCGCCGAGCCGCGTAAGGGTTTGCACTTCGCCCTCCGTGCTTGGCGGGCGATCGAAGACAAGCGCGGTGCGACGTTCACCATCGTCGGCGGGATGCTGCCGGGGTACGAGCAAGCCCTGGGTGACCTGCTCACCCAACCGGGCGTGAAGTACCTCGGCCATCAGAACGACGTCGCGGTGGTGCTGGGCCGCACGGACTTTCTGGTGTTGCCGAGCATCGAGGAGGGCAGCGCGATCGTGACCTACGAAGCGCGGGCGGCGGGTTGCGGGCTGGTGGTTTCCGAGGCGGCGGGGGCGCGGTGTGACCACGAAGTTCACGGCTTGGTGCATCCGGTCGGTGACGTCGACGCACTCACGGCGCACCTGCGGATGTTGATCAATCAGCCCGACACTGCTGACGCGCTCATTGCCGAGAGCACACGAACGGGGCATCGGTGGAACTGGTTCAACGCCGGCACGGAACTCGCCGCGGTCCTGCGGTCGATGTCCACCGAACTGACGGAGGTGTTCGCATGAGACAACGCAACGGCGCAAAACGTCATGACATCGTCGTCGTGAGCTGCATCGAGTCCGGCTCACTCGAGGCCAAGACCGTGCGGCTGTTCGCGGCACTGCGCAAGTGGGGCGGCGAACTCGGCGGTGCCCGTTTGCTCGCCGCGAAGTGTCGCAAGGGCAGCCCGCTCCGGCGTGAGACGATCGCCGCGCTCGGCGAGGTCGACGCGACATTCGTCGACCTGCCACGCTCGCCGGCCGACGGCGGAAACGCCTGGTACCAGTTCACCAACAAGATGGTCGCGCTCGAACATGCCGAGCAGCTTCCCGGTGTGGAGCAGATCGTGTTCCTCGACGCCGACGTGCTGCCGATGTCGTCCCCGGCGGGCATCCCGCTGCCCGACGACATCGACTTCACCGCGGCCGCCCCGGACGAGGGGATCATCGGCAGCCACGGCCCGGACCATCCCGCCGACGCACGTTGGGCAACCGCTTGTCATCTCGCAGGGATCGACTTGGCCGACCTCCCGATGATTCGACACTGGGCCGGCGACACGCCGATTCGTTTTTACATCAACACCGGCGTGTTCGCGTACAGGGCCCGGTTCGAGTTGGGCCGCAAGTGGGGCACGTTGGTCCGTGCGATGCTCGACGCGAAGCTCAGCTTCGGCCGCAGTGGTGAGCAATGGCTCGAGCAATCGTCGTTGGGTCTGCTGGTGATCCGCGACGGACTGCGTTGGCGGTTGCTGGGCGAGGGCGACAACTGCTGTGCGTTCGGCCATGCCCCCGACAGTTTCCTGCCCGAACGTCTGCGGACGGCGCGGTTGTTGCATTACCACGACCTGCTCAACGAGCCGGCGTCGTCGCCGTTGCTGCCGGTGATGCGAGAGATCGGACGCGGCGACGTGGCCGACTGGCTTTCGACTCAGACGCCCACGCCTTCCGCTGGGATGTCGAGCAGGACACGCAAAGCGGCCCGCGCGTTGCAGCGTCGTCGTTATCGCAAGTCGGCACGGCGGCAAGAGCGCCGGCACGGTGCGACGACCGGGGCGCTTGGCCGGACGGACGCGCCGACGACGGTGGTGTCGTGCGTCGAAGCGGGGCCGTTGGAACAGCAGGCGGTCCGTCTAGCGCGAAGCCTGCGTCGGCACGGCGGCGCGTTGGCCGACCTGCCGTTGGTGATGGTTCGGCCCCGGGCGGGCGCGCCGTTGTTGAAGTCGACGACCGAGCAGTTGGCTGCGGAATCGGTCACATTGATCGATCGACCGCGAATCGGCCGGTGGGATTGGTACGACACTTACAACAAACTCGTCGCACTTCAGACGGTGGAGCGTTACGCGGCGACGCCGACGGTGACACTGGTCGACACGGACATCCTGTTCTGCCGAGAGCCGAGGGAAATTCTGCTCGGCGATGGCGAGGACATCCGCATGTGCGCCCCGGACGACGGCATGATCGGCTCGGCCGGGTCGGGCCATCCGCACGATCACACTTGGCGTCGGCTCTGCGAGGTGCTTGGCGTCGAGTTCGATTCGCTCGGTTTCGTCGAACCCGAGGACGGTACCCAGGCGATCCGCACCTACTACAACTCCGGCGTCATCACCTGCCGCACGGCGTTGCGGTTCTCACAGGCGTGGCGTGAGGCGGTTGATGCGGTGCTTGCGGCTCGGGTCGGCTTTGCCGGGTGGGGCGAGTGGTTCACCGACCA from Planctomycetota bacterium includes these protein-coding regions:
- a CDS encoding glycosyltransferase family 4 protein encodes the protein MKQHVLFSFPRRLGVPGIGHTAWCQVSQLVRQGFAVHLVCGSLERPVKGLASLRQTMKLRLAGGLIGHVKLSYRLLGPRALQRHDQIAAGVLRQISRRHAVVVHAWPGGALHTMQVARDLGAASLLERPNAHTAYAFEAVASEYDRLGMSSPAGHSHTADPVRLEQEEAEFAAADRIACPSPFVRKTFLDRGFTPERLALTSYGYDPERLPKHREPRGESMRFAFIGSAEPRKGLHFALRAWRAIEDKRGATFTIVGGMLPGYEQALGDLLTQPGVKYLGHQNDVAVVLGRTDFLVLPSIEEGSAIVTYEARAAGCGLVVSEAAGARCDHEVHGLVHPVGDVDALTAHLRMLINQPDTADALIAESTRTGHRWNWFNAGTELAAVLRSMSTELTEVFA